Proteins encoded together in one Macadamia integrifolia cultivar HAES 741 chromosome 8, SCU_Mint_v3, whole genome shotgun sequence window:
- the LOC122086956 gene encoding nucleolin 2-like isoform X2, producing the protein MAPKSRTKRTTKSARRPTTRASPKTPVATTSAAETTAEEITPPETTAVEITSSETTAEEITPPETTAVEVTPPETTAVEITPPETPAVEITPPETTAETIPLEASAGTATVTTVATIPLGTTALETADGAAAPGKSSEQETADKSAEQEPAGKTTAKPAVKKTIRVVKKVIKKKVIKRVPKPSNEVAKPELLLVDGDGNNTSVSAPIEVENSKQPEAPECEDSKPDSAVAQCDVVNETQSRLDSPNVDLVVTQTDRCEVGNLDDDSGVGGDVQESVLKEKVENCEDDGYEKKEVDNSENGGQKDEKVENCEDGGRKEEKVENCEDSGRKEEKEKGNGATRDEEMEVSERRRRRKTEIFVGGLDKDAKEDDLRKVFEKIGEIVEVRLMKNNQTGKNKGYAFLRYASAADAKTALTEYSKVEVCGKLCGTAPVEVNDTIFLGNIDKKWKKEDIVKLLHDIGIEKIDTVTVMSDPNNAEYNRGFAFLELETNKDAQSAYKKLQKKDVFGKGRNIKVAWAEPLNEPDEEEMLKVKSVYAEGVPSSWDEEKVKKHFDKYGEIDRVVLARNMHSARRKDFAFVNYTTREAALACIESINKEGLTDEGTKVNVRASLAKPISKGKQNKGGSKPSTKDHSKEKPKAAQRDTNLNSSSNKGKSEVSYGYTRDRKSSTTHQLTQVLREQASWRPGQISLGRGYRDQDYLQPMPGGKRPLSALGDNIPFSDPRAYPRARLDSSFPVASASYSTVSQGISGASLPYYQQQSIAGHRSDSSYGSADHSGYLQARLGPAPYGSGLYRRY; encoded by the exons ATGGCTCCCAAGTCACGTACCAAGAGAACCACCAAATCCGCCCGCAGACCCACCACTAGGGCCTCCCCTAAGACTCCGGTTGCGACCACCTCCGCGGCCGAAACCACCGCGGAAGAAATCACTCCCCCGGAAACCACCGCGGTAGAAATCACTTCCTCGGAAACCACCGCGGAAGAAATC ACTCCCCCAGAAACCACCGCCGTCGAAGTTACTCCCCCAGAAACCACCGCCGTCGAAATCACTCCTCCGGAAACCCCCGCCGTCGAAATCACTCCTCCGGAAACCACCGCCGAAACCATTCCCCTAGAAGCCTCAGCGGGAACAGCTACGGTAACTACCGTTGCTACAATTCCTCTGGGAACCACTGCGCTTGAAACTGCTGATGGAGCTGCTGCTCCTGGTAAATCATCCGAACAAGAGACGGCTGATAAATCCGCCGAGCAGGAACCCGCCGGTAAAACCACGGCGAAACCGGCAGTTAAGAAAACCATCAGAGTTGTCAAGAAGGTGATCAAGAAGAAGGTCATCAAACGAGTCCCAAAGCCTTCCAATGAAGTAGCAAAACCGGAGCTTCTGCTGGTCGATGGGGATGGAAATAATACTTCTGTTTCGGCTCCAATTGAAGTTGAAAACTCTAAGCAACCGGAGGCTCCTGAGTGCGAAGATTCTAAACCAGATTCGGCCGTTGCTCAGTGTGATGTGGTTAACGAAACTCAATCTCGACTCGATTCCCCAAATGTGGATTTGGTTGTAACTCAGACTGATCGGTGTGAAGTCGGAAACCTTGACGATGATTCTGGTGTTGGAGGTGATGTTCAAGAATCGGTTCTCAAGGAAAAGGTGGAGAATTGTGAGGATGATGGATATGAGAAGAAAGAGGTGGACAATTCTGAGAATGGTGGTCAAAAGGACGAAAAGGTGGAGAACTGTGAAGATGGTGGTCGAAAGGAGGAAAAGGTGGAGAACTGTGAAGACAGTGGTCGtaaggaggaaaaggagaagggCAATGGAGCCACTAGGGATGAAGAAATGGAGGTTTCGGAGCGGCGTAGGAGGAGGAAAACTGAGATTTTTGTTGGGGGACTTGATAAGGATGCCAAGGAGGACGATTTACGGAAGGTTTTCGAGAAGATCGGGGAGATTGTGGAGGTACGGTTGATGAAGAACAACCAGACTGGGAAGAACAAAGGGTATGCCTTTTTGAGGTATGCCTCAGCAGCTGATGCGAAAACGGCTTTGACTGAATACTCCAAAGTTGAG GTTTGTGGAAAGCTATGTGGAACTGCACCTGTGGAGGTCAATGACACAATATTTCTCGGTAATATTgacaaaaaatggaagaaagaagat ATTGTCAAGCTGTTGCACGATATTGGGATTGAGAAAATTGACACAGTCACTGTAATGTCTGATCCTAATAATGCTGAATATAATCGGGGGTTTGCATTTCTTGAACTAGAAACTAACAAAGATGCACAAAGTGCTTATAAGAAGCTTCAAAAGAAGGATGTTTTTGGCAAGGGACGGAATATCAAAGTTGCTTGGGCTGAACCTCTGAATGAGCCTGATGAAGAGGAGATGCTGAAG GTTAAGTCAGTTTATGCTGAAGGTGTACCATCCTCTTGGGATGAGgagaaagtaaagaagcatTTTGACAAATATGGAGAGATTGATAGAGTTGTTCTTGCACGAAATATGCATTCAGCTAGGAGAAAAGACTTTGCTTTTGTTAATTATACGACTCGTGAGGCTGCTCTTGCATGCATAGAGTCGATCAATAAGGAGGGTTTGACTGATGAAGGGACCAAG GTAAATGTCAGGGCATCGCTTGCAAAACCTATATCGAAGGGTAAGCAAAACAAAGGTGGCTCAAAGCCATCTACAAAGGATCATTCCAAAGAGAAGCCAAAGGCTGCCCAAC GTGACACAAACCTAAATTCATCCTCCAACAAAGGAAAGTCTGAAGTATCTTATGGTTATACAAGAGATAGAAAATCTTCTACTACCCATCAACTTACACAGGTTTTGAGGGAGCAGGCCTCTTGGAGGCCAGGGCAGATAAGTTTGGGGAGAG GCTACAGAGATCAGGATTACTTACAACCCATGCCTGGAGGGAAACGCCCATTATCTGCGCTG GGAGATAACATACCTTTTTCAGACCCACGAGCATATCCTCGTGCACGTTTGGATAGTTCTTTTCCGGTTGCAAGCGCAAg TTACAGTACAGTATCCCAAGGTATAAGTGGAGCATCCCTCCCCTATTATCAGCAACAATCAATTGCCGGTCACAGATCCG ATTCATCTTATGGGTCTGCAGATCATTCAGGTTACCTCCAG GCAAGACTAGGACCTGCCCCCTATGGAAGTGGTCTTTATCGCAGAT ACTGA
- the LOC122086818 gene encoding uncharacterized protein LOC122086818: MVKDQMWERVGFQPVGWILKSTSEQVFSCNLATFSFKHFGTLLVKVKEKQAKLLSFSFKYFHFVVYLPGFKTDQLKIQIDRHGTLKVTGERHLADNKWSHFHKEFLTPKYCNENEIRAKFSNGVLYITIPRPITKVASKDEAMPKQQGTPNQETEMGQKSDKVNGGVTGQQQEKKTEDAKKEMNGIDGKLAGEEGAESGGKMIGSKENQVVDPQKQRSSSRLGLGMSFRFKQPRRAIVNITVAIAVVVALGVYAKYRLHHSAEYETLEANLAL; this comes from the exons ATGGTGAAGGATCAAATGTGGGAAAGGGTAGGCTTTCAACCCGTGGGTTGGATCTTGAAGAGTACTAGTGAGCAAGTATTTAGCTGCAACCTAG CGACATTTTCATTCAAGCATTTCGGAACTCTACTAGTCAAAGTAAAGGAAAAACAAGCCAagcttctctctttctcattcaaATATTTCCACTTTGTTGTTTATCTTCCTG GTTTCAAGACTGATCAGCTTAAAATTCAGATCGACCGGCATGGAACATTGAAGGTTACTGGAGAACGACATCTTGCAGATAACAAATGGAGCCATTTCCACAAGGAATTTCTCACTCCAAAATACTGTAACGAGAATGAGATTAGAGCTAAGTTTTCCAATGGTGTTCTTTACATTACAATACCCAGACCAATTACTAAAGTTGCCTCAAAAGATGAAGCTATGCCGAAGCAACAAGGAACACCAAATCAAGAAACTGAGATGGGCCAGAAGTCTGATAAGGTAAATGGTGGCGTCACAGGacagcaacaagagaagaaaacagaagatGCTAAGAAGGAAATGAATGGAATAGATGGGAAACTTGCAGGTGAAGAAGGTGCAGAAAGTGGTGGAAAGATGATTGGATCCAAGGAAAATCAAGTAGTTGATCCtcaaaaacaaagaagcagTTCTAGGTTAGGTTTGGGTATGAGCTTCAGGTTTAAGCAGCCAAGAAGAGCAATCGTGAATATCACAGTGGCCATTGCTGTGGTGGTGGCTTTAGGGGTTTATGCAAAGTATAGACTTCATCATTCGGCAGAGTATGAGACTCTGGAAGCTAATCTTGCTTTGTAA
- the LOC122086956 gene encoding multiple RNA-binding domain-containing protein 1-like isoform X1 has product MAPKSRTKRTTKSARRPTTRASPKTPVATTSAAETTAEEITPPETTAVEITSSETTAEEITPPETKVVEVTPPETTAVEVTPPETTAVEITPPETPAVEITPPETTAETIPLEASAGTATVTTVATIPLGTTALETADGAAAPGKSSEQETADKSAEQEPAGKTTAKPAVKKTIRVVKKVIKKKVIKRVPKPSNEVAKPELLLVDGDGNNTSVSAPIEVENSKQPEAPECEDSKPDSAVAQCDVVNETQSRLDSPNVDLVVTQTDRCEVGNLDDDSGVGGDVQESVLKEKVENCEDDGYEKKEVDNSENGGQKDEKVENCEDGGRKEEKVENCEDSGRKEEKEKGNGATRDEEMEVSERRRRRKTEIFVGGLDKDAKEDDLRKVFEKIGEIVEVRLMKNNQTGKNKGYAFLRYASAADAKTALTEYSKVEVCGKLCGTAPVEVNDTIFLGNIDKKWKKEDIVKLLHDIGIEKIDTVTVMSDPNNAEYNRGFAFLELETNKDAQSAYKKLQKKDVFGKGRNIKVAWAEPLNEPDEEEMLKVKSVYAEGVPSSWDEEKVKKHFDKYGEIDRVVLARNMHSARRKDFAFVNYTTREAALACIESINKEGLTDEGTKVNVRASLAKPISKGKQNKGGSKPSTKDHSKEKPKAAQRDTNLNSSSNKGKSEVSYGYTRDRKSSTTHQLTQVLREQASWRPGQISLGRGYRDQDYLQPMPGGKRPLSALGDNIPFSDPRAYPRARLDSSFPVASASYSTVSQGISGASLPYYQQQSIAGHRSDSSYGSADHSGYLQARLGPAPYGSGLYRRY; this is encoded by the exons ATGGCTCCCAAGTCACGTACCAAGAGAACCACCAAATCCGCCCGCAGACCCACCACTAGGGCCTCCCCTAAGACTCCGGTTGCGACCACCTCCGCGGCCGAAACCACCGCGGAAGAAATCACTCCCCCGGAAACCACCGCGGTAGAAATCACTTCCTCGGAAACCACCGCGGAAGAAATCACTCCCCCAGAAACTAAGGTCGTTGAAGTTACTCCCCCAGAAACCACCGCCGTCGAAGTTACTCCCCCAGAAACCACCGCCGTCGAAATCACTCCTCCGGAAACCCCCGCCGTCGAAATCACTCCTCCGGAAACCACCGCCGAAACCATTCCCCTAGAAGCCTCAGCGGGAACAGCTACGGTAACTACCGTTGCTACAATTCCTCTGGGAACCACTGCGCTTGAAACTGCTGATGGAGCTGCTGCTCCTGGTAAATCATCCGAACAAGAGACGGCTGATAAATCCGCCGAGCAGGAACCCGCCGGTAAAACCACGGCGAAACCGGCAGTTAAGAAAACCATCAGAGTTGTCAAGAAGGTGATCAAGAAGAAGGTCATCAAACGAGTCCCAAAGCCTTCCAATGAAGTAGCAAAACCGGAGCTTCTGCTGGTCGATGGGGATGGAAATAATACTTCTGTTTCGGCTCCAATTGAAGTTGAAAACTCTAAGCAACCGGAGGCTCCTGAGTGCGAAGATTCTAAACCAGATTCGGCCGTTGCTCAGTGTGATGTGGTTAACGAAACTCAATCTCGACTCGATTCCCCAAATGTGGATTTGGTTGTAACTCAGACTGATCGGTGTGAAGTCGGAAACCTTGACGATGATTCTGGTGTTGGAGGTGATGTTCAAGAATCGGTTCTCAAGGAAAAGGTGGAGAATTGTGAGGATGATGGATATGAGAAGAAAGAGGTGGACAATTCTGAGAATGGTGGTCAAAAGGACGAAAAGGTGGAGAACTGTGAAGATGGTGGTCGAAAGGAGGAAAAGGTGGAGAACTGTGAAGACAGTGGTCGtaaggaggaaaaggagaagggCAATGGAGCCACTAGGGATGAAGAAATGGAGGTTTCGGAGCGGCGTAGGAGGAGGAAAACTGAGATTTTTGTTGGGGGACTTGATAAGGATGCCAAGGAGGACGATTTACGGAAGGTTTTCGAGAAGATCGGGGAGATTGTGGAGGTACGGTTGATGAAGAACAACCAGACTGGGAAGAACAAAGGGTATGCCTTTTTGAGGTATGCCTCAGCAGCTGATGCGAAAACGGCTTTGACTGAATACTCCAAAGTTGAG GTTTGTGGAAAGCTATGTGGAACTGCACCTGTGGAGGTCAATGACACAATATTTCTCGGTAATATTgacaaaaaatggaagaaagaagat ATTGTCAAGCTGTTGCACGATATTGGGATTGAGAAAATTGACACAGTCACTGTAATGTCTGATCCTAATAATGCTGAATATAATCGGGGGTTTGCATTTCTTGAACTAGAAACTAACAAAGATGCACAAAGTGCTTATAAGAAGCTTCAAAAGAAGGATGTTTTTGGCAAGGGACGGAATATCAAAGTTGCTTGGGCTGAACCTCTGAATGAGCCTGATGAAGAGGAGATGCTGAAG GTTAAGTCAGTTTATGCTGAAGGTGTACCATCCTCTTGGGATGAGgagaaagtaaagaagcatTTTGACAAATATGGAGAGATTGATAGAGTTGTTCTTGCACGAAATATGCATTCAGCTAGGAGAAAAGACTTTGCTTTTGTTAATTATACGACTCGTGAGGCTGCTCTTGCATGCATAGAGTCGATCAATAAGGAGGGTTTGACTGATGAAGGGACCAAG GTAAATGTCAGGGCATCGCTTGCAAAACCTATATCGAAGGGTAAGCAAAACAAAGGTGGCTCAAAGCCATCTACAAAGGATCATTCCAAAGAGAAGCCAAAGGCTGCCCAAC GTGACACAAACCTAAATTCATCCTCCAACAAAGGAAAGTCTGAAGTATCTTATGGTTATACAAGAGATAGAAAATCTTCTACTACCCATCAACTTACACAGGTTTTGAGGGAGCAGGCCTCTTGGAGGCCAGGGCAGATAAGTTTGGGGAGAG GCTACAGAGATCAGGATTACTTACAACCCATGCCTGGAGGGAAACGCCCATTATCTGCGCTG GGAGATAACATACCTTTTTCAGACCCACGAGCATATCCTCGTGCACGTTTGGATAGTTCTTTTCCGGTTGCAAGCGCAAg TTACAGTACAGTATCCCAAGGTATAAGTGGAGCATCCCTCCCCTATTATCAGCAACAATCAATTGCCGGTCACAGATCCG ATTCATCTTATGGGTCTGCAGATCATTCAGGTTACCTCCAG GCAAGACTAGGACCTGCCCCCTATGGAAGTGGTCTTTATCGCAGAT ACTGA